One segment of Primulina tabacum isolate GXHZ01 chromosome 14, ASM2559414v2, whole genome shotgun sequence DNA contains the following:
- the LOC142524822 gene encoding protein CURLY FLAG LEAF 2-like encodes MIKIATPYMDTIAASLERSLQNCSLNDQQSSGGCGGQPHGSDSPGNPSSDTASALSNALELMSQASLPIHWEQCLDLMTGEIYFINWRTGMKATEDPRSTAEYVGGYYSEDDCCSYDSEGSSSPSRGQWSGDKQDYCCQENLVKENSSNIKSNTVLVVAGCKSCLMYYMVPKQLEICPKCYGELLHFDRSEKGSP; translated from the exons ATGATTAAAATTGCAACTCCATACATGGATACCATCGCAGCATCCTTGGAGCGATCCCTTCAAAATTGTTCGTTGAATGACCAGCAGAGCAGCGGCGGCTGTGGTGGTCAGCCACACGGCTCAGATTCGCCGGGAAATCCCTCGTCAGACACCGCCTCGGCTTTGTCCAACGCGCTAGAACTCATGTCACAAGCCTCGCTGCCTATTCATTGGGAACAATGTCTCGACTTAATG ACTGGCGAAATATACTTCATAAATTGGAGAACAGGCATGAAAGCAACGGAAGATCCCCGGTCAACGGCGGAGTACGTCGGCGGTTATTATTCGGAAGACGACTGCTGCTCGTATGACAGTGAAGGGTCATCATCTCCTTCAAGAGGGCAATGGAGTGGTGATAAACAAGATTACTGCTGTCAAGAAAATCTTGTAAAAGAGAATAGTAGTAATATCAAGTCGAATACTGTGCTTGTGGTGGCCGGATGCAAGAGCTGTTTAATGTACTACATGGTGCCCAAACAACTCGAAATCTGCCCAAAGTGTTATGGTGAACTCCTTCACTTTGATCGATCCGAGAAGGGCTCCCCATGA
- the LOC142525122 gene encoding uncharacterized protein LOC142525122 — protein MMVFEIIPFGEELKLFGDRRRNVKVSFKIKDEETTCKIRRLEKLVKDEFHEIQILKQMCCQINENMTKDGGDGRVDVKVDEGKNDDKNVSFEDFDTDLAGYNEVHHVDVVTDLIKCDDVGFTKLNMELNKVRTEDSSREVVDDGNCIISSQEDTVNNVISSIVKNVTIRTDRVKKREPNMFVTLPSSTSRRKTKSDVEGKEYRVISDEGDTSVEDEKISANKDESKLKNFRGRQDFCGCEEVSDKERNIIIKYLTGEKLSGTVWEGERFKICGIEFCDLLFGDASKDNIINCYMEIVSEYSRKNGSEIFSMDTTVQFCIFFKKLNDWSVYMKYVYDNMLFFMLRMRYWVHYRG, from the exons ATGATG GTGTTCGAAATAATTCCATTTGGTGAGGAATTAAAGTTATTTGGTGATAGACGGAGAAATGTAAAG gtatcatttaaaataaaggaTGAGGAAACAACATGCAAAATTAGGAGATTGGAAAAACTTGTAAAAGACGAATTTCATGAGATTCAAATACTGAAACAAATGTGTTGTCAAATTAATGAAAATATGACAAAGGATGGCGGTGATGGTCGGGTAGATGTTAAAGTTGATGAGGGAAAAAATGATGATAAGAATGTTTCTTTTGAAGATTTTGACACAGATTTAGCTGGATACAATGAAGTACATCATGTTGATGTTGTGACAGATTTGATTAAATGCGATGATGTTGGTTTCACTAAGTTGAATATGGAATTAAATAAGGTTCGCACGGAGGATTCTTCGAGAGAGGTAGTAGATGATGGTAATTGTATCATTAGTTCGCAAGAGGACACGGTCAACAATGTTATATCTTCAATTGTGAAGAATGTAACGATAAGAACTGATCGTGTAAAAAAGAGAGAGCCAAATATGTTCGTCACTCTTCCAAGTTCCACCTCAAGACGCAAAACAAAGTCCGATGTAGAAGGCAAAGAGTATCGTGTAATTAGTGATGAG GGAGACACAAGCGTAGAAGACGAGAAGATATCCGCAAATAAAGATGAGTCAAAACTTAAAAATTTCAGAGGTAGACAAGATTTTTGTGGTTGTGAAGAAGTCTCGGACAAAGAGCGCAACATCATAATAAAGTATCTTACAGGGGAAAAACTAAG TGGTACTGTGTGGGAAGGAGAAAGATTCAAAATTTGTGGCATTGAATTCTGTGATTTGTTGTTTGGGGATGCGTCGAAAGACAATATCATCAATTGTTATATGGAAATTGTGAGTGAGTATAGTCGAAAAAATGGTTCTGAAATATTTAGCATGGATACGACAGTCcagttttgtattttttttaaaaaattgaatgaTTGGTCTGTATATATGAAATATGTATATGATAACATGTTATTTTTCATGCTTAGGATGAGGTATTGGGTGCACTACAGAGGTTGA